The genomic DNA CTCGTGCTTTTTCAAGGACATCATCAAAATTAATCCGGTGTGTTTTTTCATCTACCCCATATTCAACAAAGTTATATTGAACTCCGCTGAAGTTGACCGGACTTCCATGCGTCAAATGGCCGCCGTGGGACAGATTCATGCCAAGCACTGTATCGCCAGGCTTTAGCACCGCATAATAAACCGCCATGTTTGCCTGAGCACCGGAGTGAGGTTGAACATTGACGTGTTCAGCACCGAAAATTTGCTTAGCACGGTCCCGTGCAAGGTTTTCCACTACATCGACATGTTCACAACCGCCATAATAACGCCGGCCCGGATAACCTTCCGCATATTTATTCGTTAATACCGAACCTTGTGCTTCCATAACCGCTTCACTGACAAAGTTTTCGGAAGCGATTAATTCGATTTTTGTCCGCTGCCGCTTTAACTCATCTTGAATTGCTTGAAATACTTGTTCATCCTGTTGCGCTAAGTGCTTCAAATCGTTATCCTCCTTTTTATTTACATTCATAAAATATGTATCCTTTAGAAAATTCTTTTTTATTTTATCACGTTAGCTTGATTAAAAGAAGAACAAAAAAGCCTTTGCTCCCTGCAAAGGCTTCCTGTCTAGGATTGGTAAATTTTGCACATAATTACTAATGGCATGTATGTGTGTCTGGATTTTGCTGATAAACTGCGCGTGCGCCGCCGATCAGCTTTGGACGGGTTTTGGCAAGTGTGACATGGGCGTGGCCAACTTGTTTCAGCGATACTCTGACAGGAACAGCAACATGTTTTAAATGCATTCCAATGAACGTATCGCCAATATCAATCCCAGCATTGGCCTTAATAAACTCCACTACCACAGGTTCTTGAAGATGTTCATATGCGTACGTTGCCATCGCTCCGCCGGCATTACGGACTGGAATAACGGAAACTTCCTCGAGGCCTTTTTCTAATGCAGTAGCCCGTTCGACTACGAGCGCCCTGTTCAAATGCTCGCAGCATTGAAAAGCAAGCTGGACGCCGGTTTGCTCTTGAAATTTTTTTATTTGCCTAAAAATCATAGCAGCAACTTCTTCTGTTCCGGACGTTCCAATTTTGTTTCCCGTTACTTCACTTGTACTGCAGCCTACGACAAAAATATCGCTTCCTGTTAATGAAGTCTGCTGTTTAAATTCCTCTAAAATCGTTTCTAATTCTTTTTCCCATTGTGAGATGGACATGAAAGCTCATCCTTTCAGGAAGCTATTTAGAAATAATTTAGGGTAATTGCTTCTCTTTTCTATTGTCCGCATGCCAGCCAAAATAATTCATAAAATAAACGCTTGTGCGGCGCTTTTAACAATTTTCATAATAACAAAATTTATATAAGTGCTTGATTGTATTTTACCAGATTACTAATACACTTGGTGATATTTTTACAAGTTTACGCTTTCGTACTTGCAGATTTTTTCTATTCGATTAGAATGTCTTCCACCCTGAAATTCTGTTGTCAGCCATGTTTTGGCAATTTCCCTGGCAAGTCCAGGTCCGATTACACGTTCTCCCATAGCGAGAATGTTGCTGTCGTTATGTTCACGCGTTGCTTTTGCGCTAAAAACATCATGGACAAGTGCACAGCGAATGCCCTTTACTTTATTTGCTGCAATACTCATTCCGATACCTGTTCCGCAAATTAAGATCCCTCTGTCAAACTCGCCATTAGCGACTTTTTCCGCAACCGGCAAAGCATAATCAGGGTAATCAACAGATGTTGTGCATTCGCAGCCAAAATCCTCGTATTCGATTCCCATTTCTTCTAGTAAATTTATAATTTCTTGACGTATATTTACTCCGCCGTGATCCGATGCAATTGCTACCTTCATGACAATTTCCTCCCATCTTTTCAAATGGCCGCATCTTGGCCAGTTTTTTTATATTATTGCATAAAATGAAAAAATTATAAAGATTTTCTTATTTCACAAAGATTCCATTCATATGTGCAGGGAATAATAAAAGCTCCCTTCCAACAGGGAAAAGAGCTTATAGCTTAAACCTTGTAATGGTGCTTTTTAGTTTTTCAGCCTGTTCTTTTAGCTCAACGGCGAGTTTTTCAACATTGGAAATAACTTCGGTTTGCTGCTGTGTAGCTGCAGCTACTTCTTGGGCGCCTGCTGAAGTTTCTTCTGCAATGGCAGCAACTTCCTGTGATTGTGTGGAAGTATGCATAATGCTAGCCATCTGCCTGTCAACTAAATTTGTGATCGTTTCAACAGATTTCGCCATTTCGTTTACAATTTTTGTCATTTCTTCAATTGCTTCGTTTGTTTTTGTGCCTTTTGACACTTCTTCATTAGCTGTTTTAACTTGTTCAGCAATTTGTTTTACAACATTTTGCACTTCGTGCTGAATATTTTTAATTAGTTCTGATATCCCTTGAACAGCCTTCGCACTTTCATCTGCAAGGATGCGGACTTCTTCAGCCACAACAGCAAAACCTTTCCCATGCTCGCCTGCTCGGGCCGCTTCGATCGACGCATTGAGTGCTAGCAAGTTTGTTTGAGCGGCAATATCGCCGACAAGCTTAATGATTTGTTCAACTTTTGCTGCATTTTCCTCGAGGCGCTTAACTGTGTTCAACGATTCTTGGTTTTCTTTTGCAAGGCGTTCAATTCCGGCAATTAATGAATGAATGACTTCTTTTGATTCTTTCAGATCTTTTACCATTTCTTTCGAGACGTTGACGGAAGCTTTCGCTTTTTCCTGGACTTCTTCGGCAATCCGAATCACATCTTCAACTGATTCAGCTGTCGCTTGAATGGAAACGGCGGAATTGTCGGCACCTTGTGAAATTTCACTTATCGTTCGTGCAATAGCTTCTGCCTGCTCAGCAGCAGCGGCAGATTCTTGTGAAATGGCAATCACTTTCTCGTTTGTATCGCGGAAGTTCTCCTCAATGCTTTGGACTATTTCTCTTAAGTTCAATAGCATATGATTAAAAGCAATGCCAAGCGAACGGATTTCATCATCCGATTTGGATAATTCCACATCTTCTTGAATGTTTCCATGAGCCGCTTTCATCGCTGATTTTTCAAGTTTTTGAAGCGGTTTCGTAATAAAACCTGCAGCGGCATATGCTAAAATTCCCGACCAAATAATACCTAAACATAAGGTGGAAATTGTAAAAACCATTTCTCCGATCCCGATGAAGTCTTTAATCATTGGATAAAGTACATAAATAAAAAATGCACTCACTGTATATGTAATAACAGCAAGAAAAGTCGTGAATAAAACTAGTTTCTTTTTAAGCCCGAACTTATAGCTTTTTTTCTCCTTCATCATTTTCCCCCTGGAACTTAGTACAATCTTTTTCAAGTTTCTCAACCATTTTCTCAATCGCACTCTTTATTTCGGAAAACGTTTTCCTGTATGCTTCAAGCGGACCGCCAAAAGGATCTGGAATATCACTGGCCTTGCCATGTGCAAACTCATTTAACGTATATGTTTTTCGGGCTGCTTCCGGAAATTGGCTGATCACAGAAGCTTTATGTCCTGATGTCATCGTTAAAATGTATGTTGCCCACTCAATTAATTCATTGGTCAATGAAGTGGATTGATGATTGTGTTCGATTTTGTTTTCATCAAGAACTTTTTTTGCGTTAGGAGATGCCTCGCTGCCATTAACGGCAAAGACACCTGCCGATTTGACTTCAACACCGGGAATCGATTTGCTTTTTAAAAATGCTTCCGCCATCGGGCTTCGGCATGTATTCCCTGTACATACAAATAAAATGCGGGTCATGGAATACCTCCTTTGTTTTCATTATAAGCCAAATTTCGGTATTTCAATAGACACTGTTTATGAAGTTTTTGAAAATTTTACATACAAGCAAAGTAAAAAACACCTCGTCTTGAAGTGTTTTCTTATTGCTTATGTATTGTATTGTTAAAAAGGCAGAAGAAGCTGTATCCCAAAAACAAGTAAAATGCTCCCACCGAGTGTTTCACTATATGTGCCAATCCACCCCTGGACTTTACGGCCAATAAATAAGCCAATCCATGTAAGTATAGTTGCCACTCCGCCAAAACAAATGAGGACAAGAATGGTCTTTGCTCCGTATATCCCTAATGTTAAACCGACAGAAAAACTGTCCAGACTTACGCTTAATGCAAAAAAAAGCAATCCAAAGCCTACTGGTGTAATAAATCTGCTCTCTTCCTTTTGAAAGCTTGCCAATATCATTTGCAGCCCTAGAACAAGAAGGAGCACACCTCCAATATAACCGGCAATGGCTCCAAATTGATTTGACAAAAATTTTCCCGCTGCGATCCCAAGCAGGGGCATCCATACGTGAAATATCCCGATTGTAATCCCAATTTTAAAAATTTGCCTCAGACGGAGTTTGAACATCCCCATACCGAGACCGACGGAAAAGGCATCCATTCCTAAGGCGAATGCCATTAACGATAAAGCTAACACTTCTCCAATCATTGGTGCCATCTATTTTCGCCCCCTTGGACCTGCTAATTCAACATATGCACGTCCAAAAGAAAATAGAAGTTTGATTGTTGGATCCAAAAGGAGGCTGATGAATGTAAAGGGCCTGGCCCCTATGATAGGACCCGGTGCCCAGCCGCTTTTAACAGGCGGTTCATAATTGCCTGTCCAACGCCTTCTTCCGGAAACATTTCGCTAAATATAATATCTACATCTGATTCATTAAATTTCCGCAATGTGTCATAAAGTGAACTTGCCACCGTGTCTAGGTTGGATCGATTTCCGCATGATAGAACAAGATGGGCATTGTACAATCCTTTGCTTTCTTCTGTCGTTAGAACGCCTGCCTTCAGCCCTTTAGCTTCGTTTTCTGTTATCAATTTTTGGATATACTCCCGGCTGCCATCCACCAAATATAAAGGAGCATTTGGAGCGTAATGCCGATATTTCATCCCAGGTGATTTCGGAGCTTGTCCGGCATCATCCAAAGCAGGATCAATTTTTACCGGGCCAATGACTTTCTCAATCTGTTCCTTTGTGATTCCGCCCGGCCGTAAGATAACCGGAACCGGTTCTGTACAGTCAAGCACCGTTGATTCGACTCCGACGCCTGTAGGTCCTCCGTCAACGATGCCGGCAATCCGCCCATGTAAATCATCAGCGACATGCTTAGCTGTTGTAGGGCTTGGTTTTCCTGAACGGTTTGCACTTGGCGCCGCAATTGGAAGCCCCGATTCCTTAATCACCGCAAGTGCGACAGGGTGATCGGGCATTCGCACTGCAACGGTTGACAATCCTGCTGTCGCTTTTTCTGAAAGAAAGCCGGCGCGTTTGTTTAATACAAGCGTCAGTGGACCCGGCCAGAATGTTTCCATTAATATTTTTGCATGATCAGGAATGTTCTCCGCAAATTGATTTAATTGTTTTATCTCAGCTATGTGGATAATTAACGGGTTATCAGACGGCCTGCCTTTTGCTTCAAAAATCTTCTGTA from Bacillus methanolicus MGA3 includes the following:
- a CDS encoding L-threonylcarbamoyladenylate synthase, yielding MKTQYWSVDKYVDNIRNYPQISQAASLLKQNEVIAFPTETVYGLGGNAESDEAVQKIFEAKGRPSDNPLIIHIAEIKQLNQFAENIPDHAKILMETFWPGPLTLVLNKRAGFLSEKATAGLSTVAVRMPDHPVALAVIKESGLPIAAPSANRSGKPSPTTAKHVADDLHGRIAGIVDGGPTGVGVESTVLDCTEPVPVILRPGGITKEQIEKVIGPVKIDPALDDAGQAPKSPGMKYRHYAPNAPLYLVDGSREYIQKLITENEAKGLKAGVLTTEESKGLYNAHLVLSCGNRSNLDTVASSLYDTLRKFNESDVDIIFSEMFPEEGVGQAIMNRLLKAAGHRVLS
- a CDS encoding TIGR01440 family protein, whose protein sequence is MSISQWEKELETILEEFKQQTSLTGSDIFVVGCSTSEVTGNKIGTSGTEEVAAMIFRQIKKFQEQTGVQLAFQCCEHLNRALVVERATALEKGLEEVSVIPVRNAGGAMATYAYEHLQEPVVVEFIKANAGIDIGDTFIGMHLKHVAVPVRVSLKQVGHAHVTLAKTRPKLIGGARAVYQQNPDTHTCH
- a CDS encoding methyl-accepting chemotaxis protein encodes the protein MLLNLREIVQSIEENFRDTNEKVIAISQESAAAAEQAEAIARTISEISQGADNSAVSIQATAESVEDVIRIAEEVQEKAKASVNVSKEMVKDLKESKEVIHSLIAGIERLAKENQESLNTVKRLEENAAKVEQIIKLVGDIAAQTNLLALNASIEAARAGEHGKGFAVVAEEVRILADESAKAVQGISELIKNIQHEVQNVVKQIAEQVKTANEEVSKGTKTNEAIEEMTKIVNEMAKSVETITNLVDRQMASIMHTSTQSQEVAAIAEETSAGAQEVAAATQQQTEVISNVEKLAVELKEQAEKLKSTITRFKL
- the rpiB gene encoding ribose 5-phosphate isomerase B — encoded protein: MKVAIASDHGGVNIRQEIINLLEEMGIEYEDFGCECTTSVDYPDYALPVAEKVANGEFDRGILICGTGIGMSIAANKVKGIRCALVHDVFSAKATREHNDSNILAMGERVIGPGLAREIAKTWLTTEFQGGRHSNRIEKICKYESVNL
- a CDS encoding low molecular weight protein arginine phosphatase translates to MTRILFVCTGNTCRSPMAEAFLKSKSIPGVEVKSAGVFAVNGSEASPNAKKVLDENKIEHNHQSTSLTNELIEWATYILTMTSGHKASVISQFPEAARKTYTLNEFAHGKASDIPDPFGGPLEAYRKTFSEIKSAIEKMVEKLEKDCTKFQGENDEGEKKL
- a CDS encoding manganese efflux pump MntP family protein, giving the protein MAPMIGEVLALSLMAFALGMDAFSVGLGMGMFKLRLRQIFKIGITIGIFHVWMPLLGIAAGKFLSNQFGAIAGYIGGVLLLVLGLQMILASFQKEESRFITPVGFGLLFFALSVSLDSFSVGLTLGIYGAKTILVLICFGGVATILTWIGLFIGRKVQGWIGTYSETLGGSILLVFGIQLLLPF